In the genome of Bradyrhizobium arachidis, one region contains:
- a CDS encoding ATP-binding protein has protein sequence MQFTTATLVAGLAKAHGERRLEEKQLALAKPKLLIMDELGYVPLEPDATAPLLPAGQPPLLNRAMLITSNRSLAEWGTVFAHPVVATEILVTGYCTSATCSPFATIATGFAPSERAASSSRPPLEALRSAPPPSRRQRWS, from the coding sequence GTGCAGTTCACCACGGCGACACTGGTCGCCGGCCTCGCCAAGGCGCATGGCGAGCGGCGCCTGGAAGAGAAACAGCTCGCGCTGGCGAAGCCAAAGCTGCTGATCATGGACGAGCTCGGCTACGTGCCGCTGGAGCCCGACGCGACCGCACCTCTTCTTCCAGCTGGTCAGCCGCCGCTACTAAACCGGGCCATGCTGATCACGTCGAACCGAAGCCTTGCCGAATGGGGCACCGTGTTCGCCCATCCGGTGGTCGCCACCGAGATCCTCGTGACCGGCTACTGCACCTCAGCCACGTGCTCACCATTCGCGACGATAGCTACCGGCTTCGCGCCAAGCGAAAGAGCGGCCTCATCAAGCCGGCCGCCGCTTGAGGCCCTCCGGTCGGCTCCGCCTCCTTCGCGCCGTCAGCGGTGGAGCTAA
- a CDS encoding alpha,alpha-trehalose-phosphate synthase (UDP-forming), translated as MVRIHEAPDTATLASSSTSGPTQQDGSLGQAAFDLHLHDIPLEQEQQGAAGPSDAVASSDMEDGLATVNQKPEMKLVVISNRVAPFDPNKPQIGGLAASLEPVVERSGALWVGSSDTRGDGTDQPLPLVKTGAGDVARLDLPEADYPGYYRGFSNSTLWPALHSLPDRMSGSEGDYESYRNVNAFIARAAFDVRDRDAFWVHDYHLLPLAAELHRLGIDRPTGFFLHTPWPPPEMIEHVPHHREFMKLMLEYDLLGFQTNRDLNNFLACLQVYFGLKSKNGVVTTERGQTRLEKFPIGIDPKQFAEYLAAELSPAEEEKLSSLLQNFEGTKFAVGVDRLDYTKGIDKRVEAFNHLLAAEPGSIRLLQIAPSSRADVGEYQKYKEDVENAISQVNAEHGTGEWKAIHYTNDSFSQAALARLYRAANVGLVTPLRDGMNLVAKEYVAAQDPNNPGVLVLSKFAGAAEDFNEEEALLIDPNNPEEISDAISKAANMPLEQRVKRWRSMMDKIESYTIHHWAADYLRELDKGSITVPADQFDHLGLGWTNEAEMPLYQDYAAALTSYNEIDPADAALKDAAYGDVKSAFEALAAPLKHTQDRLWDLPAATASGDGHRGQELGAREH; from the coding sequence ATGGTTCGGATCCATGAGGCGCCCGACACCGCAACGTTGGCTTCCAGCAGTACATCAGGCCCGACCCAGCAAGATGGAAGCTTAGGCCAAGCGGCCTTTGACCTGCACCTGCACGACATACCGTTGGAGCAGGAGCAACAAGGAGCTGCAGGCCCTTCCGATGCTGTTGCCTCAAGCGACATGGAGGACGGCCTCGCCACGGTCAATCAGAAGCCCGAAATGAAGCTGGTCGTCATCTCGAACCGGGTTGCGCCCTTCGACCCTAATAAGCCCCAGATCGGCGGGCTTGCGGCAAGCCTCGAACCGGTCGTTGAACGTTCCGGTGCACTCTGGGTGGGTTCCTCGGATACCCGAGGAGATGGGACCGACCAGCCCTTGCCGCTGGTGAAGACCGGTGCAGGCGATGTGGCGAGGCTAGACCTGCCAGAGGCGGATTATCCCGGCTATTATCGAGGTTTTTCGAATTCGACCCTGTGGCCGGCACTGCACTCCCTGCCTGACCGGATGTCGGGCTCGGAAGGCGATTATGAGAGCTATCGAAATGTGAACGCGTTTATAGCGCGAGCGGCCTTCGACGTACGGGATCGGGACGCATTCTGGGTCCATGATTATCATTTACTTCCGCTCGCGGCTGAACTGCATAGGCTCGGCATCGATCGGCCGACCGGCTTTTTTCTGCACACGCCATGGCCGCCGCCCGAAATGATCGAGCACGTACCCCACCATCGCGAATTTATGAAGTTGATGCTGGAGTACGATCTGCTCGGCTTTCAGACAAACCGAGATCTCAACAATTTTCTCGCCTGCCTGCAGGTATATTTCGGGCTGAAGAGCAAGAATGGCGTCGTGACAACGGAGCGTGGCCAGACGCGGCTCGAAAAGTTCCCGATCGGCATCGATCCCAAGCAGTTTGCAGAGTATCTTGCGGCAGAGCTTTCACCCGCTGAGGAAGAAAAACTCTCGTCGTTATTGCAGAACTTCGAGGGCACCAAGTTTGCGGTCGGCGTAGACCGGCTCGACTACACAAAGGGTATCGATAAGAGGGTCGAAGCGTTCAACCACCTTTTAGCCGCGGAGCCTGGCAGCATCAGGTTGCTGCAGATCGCGCCGTCCTCTCGTGCGGACGTCGGCGAATATCAGAAGTACAAGGAGGACGTGGAGAATGCGATCAGCCAAGTCAATGCTGAGCATGGTACGGGCGAGTGGAAGGCGATCCACTACACCAATGACTCGTTCAGCCAGGCTGCACTCGCCCGTCTTTACCGCGCAGCAAATGTAGGTCTCGTCACGCCGCTCCGTGATGGCATGAATCTCGTGGCGAAAGAATATGTCGCGGCCCAAGACCCAAATAATCCCGGGGTTCTTGTACTATCGAAGTTCGCGGGGGCGGCTGAAGATTTCAACGAAGAGGAGGCACTGCTGATTGACCCAAACAATCCCGAAGAGATTTCAGACGCTATTTCGAAAGCGGCCAACATGCCGCTTGAGCAGCGTGTCAAGCGCTGGCGGTCGATGATGGATAAGATTGAATCCTATACCATCCACCATTGGGCGGCGGACTACCTCCGGGAGCTGGACAAAGGCAGCATCACCGTTCCGGCTGATCAGTTCGACCATCTCGGTCTCGGCTGGACCAACGAGGCCGAGATGCCGCTCTATCAAGATTATGCAGCGGCGCTGACCTCCTATAATGAGATCGATCCCGCTGATGCCGCCTTGAAGGACGCTGCCTATGGAGACGTGAAGTCGGCCTTTGAGGCTTTAGCGGCTCCACTGAAGCATACACAGGACAGACTGTGGGATCTGCCGGCGGCGACAGCTTCCGGCGATGGTCATCGCGGACAAGAGCTCGGTGCCCGCGAGCACTGA
- a CDS encoding transposase, with protein MGDHSDDIRRPLSPRIEVYAGAGRKRWPDDLKAQIAAESLELAAIVTDVARRHGCRP; from the coding sequence ATGGGCGACCATTCGGACGACATAAGACGACCGTTGTCACCGCGTATCGAAGTGTACGCAGGCGCAGGTCGAAAGCGCTGGCCGGACGATTTGAAGGCACAGATTGCCGCGGAAAGCCTCGAGCTGGCGGCGATTGTCACAGATGTCGCGCGTCGCCATGGGTGCCGGCCCTAG